The sequence TCTGCATATAAAACATCCATTTTATCGCTATATTTTTCTTTTAAAGCTTGTAATGGACTTATACGCTGTTTTGGTTCTGAAGCATAGCCGCCTAAAATGCATCTGTCAGCATTTGGACCAATGAAGGCGATGGTCTTTATTTCATTTTTGTCCAGTGGTAAAAATTTGTTGTCATTCTTTAGTAACACCATTGATTCGGCAGCTGCTTTATATGCAACATCCCTGTTTTTTTGACATCCAACGAAATTTTCCGCACGATCTGGATCAACATATGGATTATCAAACAATCCCAGACGGAACTTTTCTATTAAAATTCTTGTTACAACTTCATCTATTTCAGCTTCAGATATTTTTCCTTCTTTAACGTAAGTTTCCAGATTTTGAAATCCAAAGTAATCAGGCAATTCAATATCAACACCAGATTTAAAACCAAGGTAACCAGCTTCAGACTCTGACGGTGTCACAAGATCTACTTTTACAAAATTCTCAATCGCGTAATAATCGGAAACCACGATGCCCTCATAACCCATTTTATCGCGTAAAATATTTTTTAATAATTTTTCATTTGCATGAGCGGGTATACCCCATAATTCGTTATAGGTCACCATAATATTCATAACTCCCGCATCAATACAGTCTTGAAAAGGTTTTAAGAAAACTTCAAGTGTGGTTCGTTCATCAATGAAACTTGGAGCTGTATTGTGTCCTCCTTCAGGTTGTCCATGTACTCCAAAATGTTTTAAAGTTGCACCTACATGATCTTCATCAAGATAAACACCCTTTCCCTGATATGCCTTAACCTGAGCGACTCCTAACCGAGAAACCAAGAAAGGGTCTTCCCCCATGCATTCCTCAGTACGTCCCCATCTGGGATCGCGAACTACATCAACTACCGGTGCTAATACCTGGTGCCCTCCCCGATAACGAATTTCTTTGGCAACTATTGAATATACTTCATGAACTAAATCTTCATTCCAGGAACTTGCTAATCCAATTAGTACTGGAAAACTTGTTGCATCCTGCGCCTGTTGACCATGTAATCCTTCTTCATGAATTAACACAGGAATTCCCAGTCGGGTTTCTTCGATAAAAAACTTTTGCACTTGATTGGATTGGATTGCACCTTCCCTCGGAGACAAGGTGGCATGTGGACCAATTGCATCAGGGTGCATATCTTCATTTGTTCGGGCTAACGATCCAATTCCATTTGGAAGAAACTTTGCAGCACTTTGCGCGTTGAATTTGCCGGTATCAAAAAAATCAGATTTACCTCTCCATAAACATTGCATCTGCATAATTTTCTCTTCCAAAGTCATCTTAGAAAGTAAATCTATGGCTCTTTCTTCTGGTGATAAATTCTTATTTTTAAAACTTCTGTTTTGTGCATATACTGTGCTCATAGTCAACAGTAAAATACATTGCAATAGTACAATTATTCTCATATCTTCTTTTTTATTCATATTCTTCTAATTTCCATTCATCTTCCCAATAAATATTTGGTACTCCATTTTCCCATACAATAGGTAACCATACATATGTGGCATTGCTTCTGGAATCCCATTCTGCTCTTTTCTCACCTGTCCTATCCATCAAAACAACCTCATCAAAGTTTCTTGGTTTAGGTTGGTGCCCAATATAACGTTCGGCTATCATTTCCAACTCTTTTTTTGGACCATCTGTACCAACATATTCTGGCATCCAACGATCGGCCATAACCACGTAAAGGTTTTTCTTACCTGGAA comes from uncultured Draconibacterium sp. and encodes:
- a CDS encoding glycoside hydrolase family 3 N-terminal domain-containing protein, producing the protein MNKKEDMRIIVLLQCILLLTMSTVYAQNRSFKNKNLSPEERAIDLLSKMTLEEKIMQMQCLWRGKSDFFDTGKFNAQSAAKFLPNGIGSLARTNEDMHPDAIGPHATLSPREGAIQSNQVQKFFIEETRLGIPVLIHEEGLHGQQAQDATSFPVLIGLASSWNEDLVHEVYSIVAKEIRYRGGHQVLAPVVDVVRDPRWGRTEECMGEDPFLVSRLGVAQVKAYQGKGVYLDEDHVGATLKHFGVHGQPEGGHNTAPSFIDERTTLEVFLKPFQDCIDAGVMNIMVTYNELWGIPAHANEKLLKNILRDKMGYEGIVVSDYYAIENFVKVDLVTPSESEAGYLGFKSGVDIELPDYFGFQNLETYVKEGKISEAEIDEVVTRILIEKFRLGLFDNPYVDPDRAENFVGCQKNRDVAYKAAAESMVLLKNDNKFLPLDKNEIKTIAFIGPNADRCILGGYASEPKQRISPLQALKEKYSDKMDVLYAEGVRLTDVNSPFPEVIRLVPREDNDARITEAVEIAKKADVIVLFVGSNEAVAREAYGPTAPGDMPTLDLLNGQNELIEKIVALGKPTCAFVNSGQPLSIGNLVEQVPAVMQAWFLGQETGYAIVDALFGELNPSGKLPITFPRSAGHIPAHYSYKPSARRGYNLGLDASPLFPFGYGLSYTSFEYSNLRISSNEMQKDGTIEVSVDIKNIGDREGAEVVQMYIRDDYSSVTRPVKELKGFEKVWLKQGESQTVKFSITLELLAFYDVDMNWIVEPGDFTIMVGSSSHDVKSIKLSVTE